A region of the Legionella sp. PATHC035 genome:
GAATGAGAATGGGTGGAAACTACAAACAGACTCATTTTTTATGAACTTACTTAAGCGTATGAATCAGCAACCAAACAGTATTAAACTCCCCTTATTGACCCAATTATATGAAAATAAAGCGCCCTTGCTCGTCATGACCTATACCGATCAAGAAACTAAGTTAACACTGGAGTTAAGGATTTGGGAGTCTAATTATAATTTACTTGAATCGAACCAGCCCCTATGGATAGGCAGCATTCATCCATCCAATCGCGCGAACAAGCAGATGAGTAACCAAGGTTATTTTCCAAAACTACTCAATCCATTAAAATATTTGTTTAAAAAAGATCACGGGTTTGCGGTCAAACAAATCAAATTCCCGGATACTATGATTAAAACCACAATCTATCCGACAGAGCCCTACTTAACCCTTGTAAAACAAAAAAATGAAGTCCTCGGTAAGTAAGCCCTACAAATAAGCATTTTTTTATTCATTACTGTCGAACTGCAATCAATCAGCTACATTTTAATGTAATTTTAAATCTCTGCTTTGCTTTTTGATTTCTTCGTATGCTAGTGTAGTTTCTTTGTGGCGTTCTCTAAACTGAGTAAAGACTAAAGGTTTGTCATGAAGTGCCTCTTGGGAAATACCTTCTAGCCTCTCATTATCTATACATCTATAAAAATTACTGTTATAACTATATAGTTTTAAAGTAAATACCATTTAACTTTGAGAGTATGCTCGAATGTATACACTGGGAAAACTAATCCAAGCTCTTTTTCCATTAATTGCACTAGTACTCTTTATTATTGGAATTAAAAGAAACGCCATTTATTATGTTATTTCATCTCTTTGGCTTAGCCTTATTGCTGTGTTAATTCATTTCCAATTTTCAGGAAATCAAATTTTTGGAACTTATTTTAACTATTTTAATGCAGGAATTTATTCATTTAATTTCTTTATATTGCTCCTTGCATTGATACAAGTGATGTCACATTTAAGTGCTGCTCGTCCCGCATTGAGATACACATACGCCTTTATTAGTTCCCTTATGGTTGTAGGCGCGTTTATTGTAATCAGTAATCTTTGGATTAATGCTTTTTTTATAGAAAATAAGTTGGAAGGCACTCCCATAATGCAAGTAGCTCTGTTTCAAAAACCAGATTATTGTGGCAATAAGTATGTTTTTTACAAAATTGATCAAGACAGCACTGTCACATACCTCTGCCCCAATTATTATGGTTTGTTACCTTCAATTGGACACTTAGCAACAAGTCCAGATTTCATCACAACACAATTATCATTACCTGTTAAAAAACAATTACTTTTGAAGCAAAAAAATAAGAGTTAATGTATTAATAAATGATTAAAAAGGGTTACGTAGTCCTGATTCGGTCTGGAGGTTAAATTGTTCTTTGGGTTAATCTTTGATAATATGCCAATAATTCAGCACTTTAATATTTATATGAAACGGTTCTTATCTATTACCATAATGATTCTTAGTTTCAATTGCCATGCAATGGCCCCTAAACTTAATTGGGACCAAGCGGTTGACAAAGCAATAAAACGCTATGGTTTACGAGTTGAACCCCGGCTCAAATCTTACTTCTCCAAAGCAAAAGTCAGTTATCCCCCAAGTGAGATCGCCTTACTCGCTTTTAAATCAGAAAGAAAAGTAGAGCTATGGGCTAAAAATACCAATCAAAAATGGAAACATATACACGACTATCCGTTAACTGGTTTTAGTGGTCGGCTAGGACCTAAGTTACGTGAAAATGACAAACAAATTCCTGAAGGGGTTTATAGACTGGTTAATTTCAACCCTTTTAGTAGTATGCATTTATCCATGATGATTAATTATCCCAATAATTTTGATAAGCAAAAAGGTTATCAAGATGGGAGAAGAAACTTAGGAAATAATATTTTTATTCATGGTAAAAATTTATCGGTGGGTTGTTTGGCTGTAGGCGATCTAGCCATAGATCAGCTTTTTATTTTGGCACGTCGTGTTGGTCTTGATAACATTCAAGTCATTATTGCCCCAAATGATTTGCGCAAAGGTAAACCATCAACTTCTACATTTGCTCAACCCAGATGGCTTCCTGAATTATATAAACAAATTGCAGAGTCCCTTAAACCCTTTAGTCACAAAAACTATACGGTTTAAGATCGAGTGATAAATCAGATGTAGGTTGCCAAGCACCAACCTACACATATGAGAATCAATTTTTGGTTGTTTCTTAGCCCAGATTTGCCTAGCGCAATCAGGAAATTACACTCTAGGGGTCGATACGCTTCAAGCTTTTTCAATTATTCCTTTGGTAAAGAAGCCAAAAACTCAGTAACCTCTTTTGGGGTTAATTCATAACACTGTCCCCGTGACAAGTACCTTGGCATAGTGAGTAGACCGTAGCGTATACGTATTAACCGGCTGACTTCGACACCTTGCGACTCCCATAGGCGGCGGACTTCTCGATTACGCCCCTCATTTAAAGTCACATGATACCAAGAGTTAGCCCCCTCACCGCCGCGAAATTCTAAACGAGTAAATTTAGCGACTCCATCTTCCAGTTCAACTCCCTTTTGTAGCTTGTTTAAGGCTTCAGGACTCACCTGACCATGCACTCTCACAGCATATTCCCTTTCTAAACCATATTTGGGGTGCATTAACTGATTGGCTAAATCACCATTATTCGTAAAGATAAGCAACCCAGAGGTGTTCAAATCCAAACGTCCTACTTGCACCCAACGACCTTGTCTTAAGTGAGGTAAATGATCAAAAACTGTTTTTTCAAATTTAGGATCATGGCGGCTAGAAATTTCTCCAACAGGCTTATGGTACAGAAGAATACGTACATTTTGTCTTACCTTAAGTGGATTGGGAATTAATTTTCCTTTTACCGTGATCTTATCTTCAGCACTTGCTGAGTCCCCTAATTTAACCGGTTTTCCATTCACTTGTACCCAGCCATTCTCTATCCATCGCTCCATTTCTCGTCGCGATCCAAGACCTGCTTGGCTTAGTATTTTTTGTAACCTTTCGCTGCTCATTCGGTAGTATACTCTTCGTTAGGATTGTGTAAGGTTAATGCTTCCATGACCTCAGGTAAGGTTGGAAGTTCATTTAAATATTTTAAATTAAAATAATTTAAAAATTCTCTCGTCGTTGTATATACAGCAGGTTTACCTGCTACATTTTTATAACCGGAAATACGAATCCATTCTCTCTCCAGCAGTGTTTTCATTATTTGACTGCTTACTGCGACTCCACGCAGCTCTTCGATATCTGCTCGAGTAACGGGTTGCTTATAAGCAATAATGGCTAAAGTTTCAAGTAAAGCACGCGAGTATTTTGCGGGTTTCTCAATTTGCATTCGCGCAATCCAGTTACTGTATTCTTTTTTTGTTTGAATAATAAACCCAGTTGCGACTTGTACCAAATCAAAAGATCGAGATGCATACTCCTCCTTTAGGTCATTGATAATAACACTTAAATACTCTTTAGTGGGTCTTTGCCACTCATCAAAGACCTCTAACATTCTATCAAGAGATACGGGTTCATTACTGCTTAAGAGTAATGCTTCCACTATGTTTTTTAACTCCTTTTCATCCATTTTATGCTGCCTGTAAATGTATTGGTGAAAATGGTTCATTTTGCGTAATCACAATCAGTGATTGTCGTGCTAACTCTAAAATAGCCAACAAAGAGACAACCAATCCAATTCGACCTTCTTTATTAGAAAATAATTGATTAAATTCCAAGAGCTTGTGTTCTTGTAGCTGAATTAATATATCGCTCATACGCTCACGAACAGATAACGCTTCACGAGAGACCTGATGATGACTTATTTGTTCTTCTCTTTTCAATAATGATTTCATTGCATCAATTAAATCCTCGAGCGTCACTTCTGGGTGCACGATTATCCTCTCAAGCTCTGAGGGGACTACTTGAATCATAAAGTGATCACGCTCTTGTCGAGGGAGTGCATCAAGCAGCTCTGCTGCAATTTTTATTTGTTCATAGGCTTGTAATTTTCTTACGAGTGCCATTCGAGGGTCCTCTTCCTCTTCATCACTAGTAGGTGGTGCTGGTAGTAATAACCGTGACTTAATTTCTGCAAGCATTGCAGCCATCAACAAATAATCAGCGGCTAACTCCAATCGTCTACATTCCATTAATTGAATGTAATGCAAATATTGATTGGTAATACTCACAATAGGAATATCTAAGATATCAATATTCTGTTTGCGTATGAGATATAAAAGCAAATCGAGCGGACCGCTAAATGAATCCAGCAGAACTTCAAGCGCATCTGGAGGAATAAATAAATCATCCGGAAGCTCTGTAAGCTCCTTACCATCAACTATTGCTTTCACTTCCGGATTGCTTGATATTTCAATATCCATGCTAACAACTCATTCTTATTCAGCTGGTCAGTACACTTTCAAAGATCGACATAATCAACGATAGAATGGGTAAACCTGGACCTACGGTCATTATTCTAAAAAATTTATGTCATTCCCAAACAAAAACAGACGGGAATCTATTCTCAAAGTAGTCTTATGCCGCACTAAAAAGAAACTCCCGCCTTCGCGGGAACGACAGTTTCTATCTAATAATAATGAAGCCCGTGGTGATTATTATAACACGCAAGAGCCCCCATACTGGAGACATCAATAATCGAGTCCCATGACTTCTCGAACCGTACTCAAATTTTTACTAGCCACTTCTCGCGCTGCCTCACTCCCCTCAGAAACGATTCGTTTCACGGAGCTTAAATCAGATTCATATTCAGAAATTGCTTCCTGGATAGGCTGTAGCTCTTTGTTAATTGCATCCACAACAGGTCTTTTACATTCAATACAACCAATCCCTGCAGAACGACATCCATTTTGTACCCAATCTTTCACTTCATTATTTGAGTAAATTTTATGAAATTGCCAAACTGGGCATTTCTCTGGCTCGCCTGGGTCGGTTCGTTTGACTCGTGCTGGATCAGTTGGCATCGTCAATACCTTTTTTTCGACTTGTGCCGGCGGCTCTCTTAACATAATTGTATTGTGATAAGACTTAGACATCTTTTGTCCATCAAGCCCAGGCATCTTGGCAGTCTCTGTCAGTAATGGATGCGGTTCTGGGAGAATAATTTTACCACTACCCTCTAAATAGCCTAATAAACGCTCTTTATCGCCGATAGATAAATTAGACTGATCCTCTAAAAGAGCCTGTGCTGTTTTAATCGCTTCGTGATTCCCATGCTCCTGAAATTGTCGACGTAATTCACTATAATATTTGCTGTTCTTTTTCCCCATTTTTTTAATTGCTTCAGCAGCAAGCTCTTCGAAATTAGGCTCCTTACCATAGATGTGATTAAATCGACGCGCAATTTCTCGGGTCAACTCAATATGAGATACCTGATCTTCGCCAACTGGAACATAATCGGCATGATAAATTAGAACATCGGCACTTTGTAATAAGGGATAGCCTAAAAAACCATAAGTGGATAAATCCTTCTCTTTTATTTTTTCTTGCTGATCTTTAAAGCTGGGCACTCTTTCAAGCCAGCCCAAAGGGGTAATCATGGATAAGAGTAAATGAAGCTCTGCATGTTCTGGGACCCATGATTGAATAAATATTCGTGATAATCCAGGATTTACGCCACAAGCTAGCCAATCAATAATCATATCCCATAAATGGTTTTCGATAAAACCAGGTTCATCATATTGTGTTGTCAAGCCGTGCCAATCGGCTGCAAAAAAGAAGCAATCATATTGATGTTGTAATTTAATCCAATTTTTTATTACACCATGGTAGTGCCCAAGATGTAATCTTCCGCTGACTCGCATTCCAGAAACAACTCGTTTATTGGAACTAAATAGTGCTGACATCAATATCCTCTTTTTTTAATTATTAATTATCTAAAGGGCTCAGGATCACCTTTACCCTC
Encoded here:
- a CDS encoding segregation and condensation protein A; this encodes MDIEISSNPEVKAIVDGKELTELPDDLFIPPDALEVLLDSFSGPLDLLLYLIRKQNIDILDIPIVSITNQYLHYIQLMECRRLELAADYLLMAAMLAEIKSRLLLPAPPTSDEEEEDPRMALVRKLQAYEQIKIAAELLDALPRQERDHFMIQVVPSELERIIVHPEVTLEDLIDAMKSLLKREEQISHHQVSREALSVRERMSDILIQLQEHKLLEFNQLFSNKEGRIGLVVSLLAILELARQSLIVITQNEPFSPIHLQAA
- a CDS encoding tryptophan--tRNA ligase, with amino-acid sequence MSALFSSNKRVVSGMRVSGRLHLGHYHGVIKNWIKLQHQYDCFFFAADWHGLTTQYDEPGFIENHLWDMIIDWLACGVNPGLSRIFIQSWVPEHAELHLLLSMITPLGWLERVPSFKDQQEKIKEKDLSTYGFLGYPLLQSADVLIYHADYVPVGEDQVSHIELTREIARRFNHIYGKEPNFEELAAEAIKKMGKKNSKYYSELRRQFQEHGNHEAIKTAQALLEDQSNLSIGDKERLLGYLEGSGKIILPEPHPLLTETAKMPGLDGQKMSKSYHNTIMLREPPAQVEKKVLTMPTDPARVKRTDPGEPEKCPVWQFHKIYSNNEVKDWVQNGCRSAGIGCIECKRPVVDAINKELQPIQEAISEYESDLSSVKRIVSEGSEAAREVASKNLSTVREVMGLDY
- a CDS encoding type I secretion system protein LssZ, translated to MYTLGKLIQALFPLIALVLFIIGIKRNAIYYVISSLWLSLIAVLIHFQFSGNQIFGTYFNYFNAGIYSFNFFILLLALIQVMSHLSAARPALRYTYAFISSLMVVGAFIVISNLWINAFFIENKLEGTPIMQVALFQKPDYCGNKYVFYKIDQDSTVTYLCPNYYGLLPSIGHLATSPDFITTQLSLPVKKQLLLKQKNKS
- the rluB gene encoding 23S rRNA pseudouridine(2605) synthase RluB, translated to MSSERLQKILSQAGLGSRREMERWIENGWVQVNGKPVKLGDSASAEDKITVKGKLIPNPLKVRQNVRILLYHKPVGEISSRHDPKFEKTVFDHLPHLRQGRWVQVGRLDLNTSGLLIFTNNGDLANQLMHPKYGLEREYAVRVHGQVSPEALNKLQKGVELEDGVAKFTRLEFRGGEGANSWYHVTLNEGRNREVRRLWESQGVEVSRLIRIRYGLLTMPRYLSRGQCYELTPKEVTEFLASLPKE
- the scpB gene encoding SMC-Scp complex subunit ScpB, encoding MDEKELKNIVEALLLSSNEPVSLDRMLEVFDEWQRPTKEYLSVIINDLKEEYASRSFDLVQVATGFIIQTKKEYSNWIARMQIEKPAKYSRALLETLAIIAYKQPVTRADIEELRGVAVSSQIMKTLLEREWIRISGYKNVAGKPAVYTTTREFLNYFNLKYLNELPTLPEVMEALTLHNPNEEYTTE
- a CDS encoding L,D-transpeptidase family protein; translation: MAPKLNWDQAVDKAIKRYGLRVEPRLKSYFSKAKVSYPPSEIALLAFKSERKVELWAKNTNQKWKHIHDYPLTGFSGRLGPKLRENDKQIPEGVYRLVNFNPFSSMHLSMMINYPNNFDKQKGYQDGRRNLGNNIFIHGKNLSVGCLAVGDLAIDQLFILARRVGLDNIQVIIAPNDLRKGKPSTSTFAQPRWLPELYKQIAESLKPFSHKNYTV